From a single Brassica napus cultivar Da-Ae chromosome C9, Da-Ae, whole genome shotgun sequence genomic region:
- the LOC106410874 gene encoding protein IRX15-LIKE, producing the protein MKSNKNTNLILFHHHNTASAVATVNHHRLLLLFIFILSFFTLVFSFFLFSSSLHSTTPTSNSLSSSSSSPSSLSPPILAALLHYTSSTPPNTSMSLSELSTISTVINSKAPTCNLLVFGLSHESLLWRSVNLKGRTVFVDENPYAVSRFEQSNPGAEAYDVVFPTKVPQAGKLLRYYKTRSECRPVQNLLFSDCKLAINDLPNFVYEIDWDVILIDGPSGYAGDSPGRMAPIFTSAVLAKSKDSGKKTKTTDVFVREFGRKLERVYSDEFLCEENLIEVFGEIGHFVLAGEKGGKQGNGFCRNSTKLSEPFTPVSGGDED; encoded by the coding sequence atgaagAGCAACAAAAACACTAACTTGATCCTCTTCCACCACCACAACACAGCTTCAGCCGTCGCCACCGTGAATCACCACCGTCTCTTACTCTTATTCATCTTCATCCTCTCTTTTTTCACTCTcgtcttctctttctttctcttctcatCCTCACTCCATTCCACTACACCAACCTCCAACTCTCTctcctcatcttcatcatcacccTCCTCTCTCTCACCACCCATCCTCGCCGCACTCCTCCACTACACTTCCTCAACACCACCAAACACCTCAATGTCCTTATCCGAActctccaccatctccaccgTCATTAACTCCAAAGCTCCCACCTGTAACCTTCTCGTCTTCGGACTCTCCCACGAATCTCTCCTCTGGAGATCCGTAAATCTCAAAGGCCGTACCGTCTTCGTCGACGAGAATCCTTACGCTGTTTCTAGATTCGAGCAGAGTAACCCCGGAGCTGAGGCTTACGACGTCGTTTTCCCGACCAAAGTCCCTCAAGCCGGTAAGCTTTTGCGTTACTATAAAACCCGATCCGAGTGTCGACCCGTTCAGAATCTTTTGTTCTCGGATTGTAAGCTGGCGATCAACGATTTACCTAACTTTGTGTACGAGATTGATTGGGATGTGATTCTGATTGATGGGCCGAGCGGGTACGCCGGAGACTCGCCGGGAAGAATGGCTCCGATTTTTACGTCGGCGGTTCTGGCGAAGAGTAAAGATTCCGGGAAGAAGACCAAGACGACGGATGTTTTTGTACGTGAGTTTGGGAgaaagcttgagagagtttacagTGATGAGTTTCTGTGTGAAGAGAATCTGATTGAGGTCTTCGGAGAGATAGGGCATTTTGTTCTGGCGGGGGAGAAAGGGGGAAAACAGGGGAATGGGTTTTGTCGGAACTCGACGAAATTGTCGGAGCCATTTACGCCGGTAAGTGGTGGCGACGAAGACTGA
- the LOC106409313 gene encoding DNA-directed RNA polymerases II, IV and V subunit 3, with protein MDTGATYQRFPKVKIRELKDDYAKFELRDTDVSMANALRRVMISEVPTVAIDLVEIEVNSSVLNDEFIAHRLGLIPLTSERAMSMRFSRDCDACDGDGQCEFCSVEFHLRAKCVTDQTLDVTSRDLYSADATVTPVDFGVDSSDSGEQRGIIIVKLRRGQELKLRAIARKGIGKDHAKWSPAATVTFMYEPDIIINEDMMDTLTDEEKIDLIESSPTKVFDFDSVTRQVVVVDPEAYTYDEEVIKKAEAMGKVGLIEIRPKDDSFIFTVESTGAVKASQLVLNAIDLLKQKLDAVRLSDDTVEADDQFGELGAHMRGG; from the exons ATGGACACTGGTGCCACTTACCAGAGATTCCCAAAGGTGAAGATCCGCGAGCTCAAAGACGACTACGCCAAGTTCGAGCTTCGCGACACCGACGTATCCATGGCCAACGCCCTCCGCCGCGTCATGATCTCCGAAGTCCCCACCGTCGCGATCGACCTCGTCGAGATCGAGGTCAACTCCTCCGTCCTCAACGACGAGTTCATCGCTCATCGCCTGGGTCTCATCCCTCTCACCAGCGAGAGGGCCATGAGCATGCGCTTCTCTCGGGATTGCGATGCTTGCGACGGAGATGGACAGTGCGAGTTTTGCTCCGTCGAGTTTCATCTTAGGGCTAAATGTGTTACGGACCAAACCCTGGATGTTACTAGTAGGGATTTGTACAGTGCTGATGCTACCGTTACTCCTGTTGACTTCGGCGTCGATTCATCTGATTCAGGCGAGCAAAG GGGAATTATCATAGTGAAACTGCGGCGTGGACAAGAACTGAAGCTAAGGGCAATAGCGAGGAAAGGAATCGGGAAAGATCACGCGAAATGGTCTCCTGCAGCTACGGTTACGTTTATGTATGAGCCTGACATAATTATCAACGAAGATATGATGGACACTTTGACGGACGAGGAAAAGATCGACTTGATTGAGAGCAGCCCTACCAAAGTTTTTGACTTTGATTCAGTCACCAGACAG GTTGTGGTGGTTGATCCGGAAGCATACACTTACGATGAAGAAGTGATCAAGAAAGCAGAAGCCATGGGGAAAGTGGGGCTCATTGAGATACGTCCGAAAGACGACAGTTTTATATTCACCGTTGAATCCACAGGTGCAGTGAAGGCCTCGCAGCTGGTACTGAATGCCATAGATCTCCTGAAGCAGAAGCTTGATGCAGTCCGTCTCTCAGACGATACTGTTGAAGCTGATGATCAGTTTGGTGAACTCGGTGCACATATGCGTGGAGGATGA